One Lutra lutra chromosome 7, mLutLut1.2, whole genome shotgun sequence DNA window includes the following coding sequences:
- the LOC125104549 gene encoding collagen alpha-2(I) chain-like — protein sequence MRLSPCRVFIAEGHRKAVGSDGQLLRALGDVSNDVAFTEVPCALLPNLRFCVAAGTGGVVSRAASGRQRAPGGWGGHAAAGPAGPWAHPAGASGGGGRFPAGGRGACGGQWALPAPGNLSVSARPPLRAVAGGCGKLAGPLHRPALAAGVRGRPLRVSRRCRGLRGLWLPLSQRRCRRPPRTGHSQTRVLGLPRRGRRARGLRARCSVPGPGVSLRPVAPAPLTALATQGSRGRALRRCGGPSGFFTPSE from the exons ATGAGGCTCAGTCCTTGTCGTGTCTTCATAGCTGAGGGTCACCGCAAGGCTGTCGGAAGTGACGGTCAGCTCTTGCGTGCCCTGGGAGATGTG TCCAATGACGTTGCATTTACAGAAGTCCCCTGCGCCCTCCTCCCCAACCTCCGCTTCTGCGTCGCGGCCGGGACTGGGGGCGTGGTCAGCCGCGCGGCCA GTGGCCGGCAGCGTGCTCCCGGGGGATGGGGCGGGCACGCTGCGGCAGGACCGGCCGGACCGTGGGCGCACCCAGCCGGAGCGAGCGGGGGCGGGGGTCGCTTTCCCGCGGGAGGTCGCGGGGCCTGTGGCGGGCAGTGGGCGCTGCCGGCTCCCGGTAACTTGTCCGTCTCAGCGAGGCCTCCGTTACGGGCCGTGGCCGGTGGCTGCGGGAAGCTGGCCGGTCCCCTGCACCGTCCGGCCCTCGCGGCGGGCGTTCGCGGCCGCCCTCTGCGTGTGTCCCGCCGCTGCCGTGGGCTCCGCGGGCTGTGGCTGCCCCTGAGTCAGCGTCGCTGCCGGAGGCCCCCACGGACCGGCCACTCGCAGACTCGGGTGTTGGGCCTTCCGAGGAGGGGGCGGCGGGCCCGGGGGCTGCGTGCTCGGTGCAGCGTCCCGGGGCCGGGGGTCTCGCTGCGCCCAGTGGCTCCGGCACCGCTGACCGCCCTGGCCACGCAGGGCTCGCGGGGGCGGGCCCTGCGTCGTTGTGGTGGCCCCTCGGGCTTCTTTACGCCGTCTGAGTGA
- the GPR132 gene encoding probable G-protein coupled receptor 132, giving the protein MRCTTGAREPAGATMIPEPSHTPGNASTATSPVPVTGLPSMGASSCNASFEDTRVFLVSVYSAVFAVGLPANCVTAGLTLLQVLQGNVLAVYLFGLALCELLYIGTLPLWAVYIQNQHRWTLGVWACRVTGYIFFCNLYVSILFLCCISCDRFLAVVYALESRGRRQQRTAVLVSVSVFVLVGLAHSPVFRMGGEPTCFEAPMDTEVVAYYYLRFALGFAVPLAVLAFTNRRIFRSIEQSAGLSDAQKTKVKHSAIAVVTIFLVCFAPYHLVLLTKAMAYSYYRGQLDVTRDFEVKLCQLSAVFLCLSTVNSVADPIIYVLATDCSQQEVSRLRGGWKKCSANTDIPKHTCSKGSEELSLPTLPTNDYMCPGAVHPLESGPATWSSSLDTLERLDEESH; this is encoded by the exons ATGAGATGCACGACGGGCGCTAGAGAGCCTGCTGGAGCCACCATGATTCCTGAACCCTCACACACGCCAG GAAACGCCAGCACAGCGACCAGCCCCGTGCCAGTGACCGGGCTTCCCAGCATGGGCGCCTCAAGCTGTAACGCGTCCTTCGAGGACACCAGAGTGTTCCTGGTGAGCGTGTACAGTGCAGTGTTCGCCGTGGGGCTGCCGGCCAACTGCGTGACGGCCGGGCTCACGCTGCTGCAGGTGCTACAGGGCAACGTGCTGGCCGTCTACCTGTTCGGCCTGGCACTGTGCGAGCTGCTGTACATCGGCACGCTGCCGCTCTGGGCCGTCTACATCCAGAACCAGCACCGCTGGACCCTGGGTGTCTGGGCCTGCAGGGTGACCGGCTACATCTTCTTCTGCAACCTGTATGTGAGCATTCTCTTCCTGTGCTGCATCTCCTGCGACCGCTTCCTGGCGGTGGTGTACGCGCTGGAGAGCCGCGGCCGCCGCCAACAGCGCACCGCCGTCCTCGTGTCCGTGTCCGTCTTTGTGCTGGTCGGGCTCGCCCACAGCCCGGTGTTCAGAATGGGAGGGGAGCCGACATGCTTCGAGGCGCCGATGGACACCGAGGTCGTGGCGTACTACTACCTGCGCTTCGCCCTGGGCTTTGCCGTCCCGCTCGCCGTCCTCGCCTTCACCAACAGGCGCATCTTCAGGAGCATCGAGCAGAGCGCGGGCCTGAGCGACGCCCAGAAGACGAAGGTGAAGCACTCAGCCATCGCGGTCGTGACCATCTTCCTGGTCTGCTTCGCCCCGTACCACCTGGTGCTCCTCACCAAAGCCATGGCCTATTCCTACTACAGGGGACAGCTGGACGTCACGCGCGACTTCGAAGTCAAGCTCTGCCAGCTCTCCGCGGTGTTCCTGTGCCTGTCCACGGTGAACAGCGTGGCCGACCCCATCATCTACGTGCTGGCCACAGACTGTTCACAGCAAGAAGTGTCCAGACTCCGCGGGGGGTGGAAAAAGTGCTCCGCGAACACCGACATCCCCAAGCACACATGTTCGAAGGGCTCAGAGGAGCTGTCGCTGCCCACGTTGCCCACAAATGACTACATGTGCCCCGGGGCCGTCCACCCCCTGGAGTCTGGGCCGGCCACATGGAGCTCATCACTGGACACCTTGGAGAGGCTGGATGAAGAGTCCCACTGA
- the CDCA4 gene encoding cell division cycle-associated protein 4, with translation MMFARGLKRKNAEEPEDVEGCPAGAQAMPSYSLQRQSLLDMSLVKLQLCHMLVEPNLCRSVLIANTVRQIQEEMTRDGTWRVVAPQAAGRVPLDRLVSTDILCRSVREQEGECPAPDMGDGQPDLVPGLAVAPAAQAPRSPQSSLWEGDGSRESRGGFQKSLDQIFETLESKTSGSVEELFADVDSSYYDLDAVLTGMVGSTSSGPSSGLQAFASTTTSPPSSSCRSDLGELDHAVEILVET, from the coding sequence ATGATGTTTGCACGagggttaaagagaaaaaatgccGAGGAGCCGGAGGACGTGGAAGGCTGCCCGGCAGGTGCCCAGGCCATGCCCTCCTACAGCCTACAGCGCCAATCACTCTTGGACATGTCCCTGGTCAAACTGCAGTTGTGCCACATGCTGGTGGAGCCCAACCTCTGCCGCTCAGTCCTCATAGCCAACACAGTGCGGCAGATCCAGGAGGAGATGACCCGGGATGGGACCTGGCGCGTGGTGGCACCACAGGCAGCAGGGCGGGTGCCGCTGGACCGCCTCGTCTCCACTGACATCCTGTGCCGCTCTGTgcgggagcaggagggagagtgCCCCGCCCCTGACATGGGAGACGGCCAACCAGACCTGGTCCCCGGACTGGCCGTGGCGCCCGCGGCACAGGCACCGAGGAGCCCGCAGAGCAGCCTCTGGGAAGGGGACGGCTCTCGAGAGAGCAGAGGGGGCTTTCAGAAGTCCCTGGATCAGATCTTTGAAACGCTGGAGAGCAAAACCTCAGGTTCCGTGGAAGAGCTGTTTGCAGATGTGGACAGCTCCTACTACGACCTGGACGCCGTGCTGACGGGGATGGTGGGCAGCACCTCGTCGGGCCCCAGCAGCGGGCTCCAGGCCTTCGCCTCCACCACCACCTCGCCTCCCAGTTCCAGCTGCAGGTCAGATCTGGGCGAGCTGGACCACGCCGTGGAGATCCTTGTGGAGACCTGA